From a region of the Babylonia areolata isolate BAREFJ2019XMU chromosome 25, ASM4173473v1, whole genome shotgun sequence genome:
- the LOC143299843 gene encoding uncharacterized protein LOC143299843 isoform X1, with protein sequence MQGIGQLLVSTLLLLLPLLSVLAHKTGTDYNSSQLGDSKERVTSSAVTSPSPSPTSGSSSSNSAADNAAAETAVAAAAAAAAASAPPDPFPQHLKSDPPLAAIPETSHAFPPSLSTLTYQSPVSDPLSTGLIHDPPYPATLGDNHIHYQVSWDPESGNEIGFYTSDAEEEEDDDDEEVIHESNGHEENDDAEPTSNDEDDGSNVITDRYPPIQVQRVKRGGYNAPYFVGKRSLDEKEDTEQEEEQLQKRDEDDEDTQAEDEQQEATDMSADKRRNPMFVGKRRNPMFVGKRRNPMFVGKRRNPMFVGKRRNPMFVGKRRNPMFVGKRRNPMFVGKRRNPMFVGKRRNPMFVGKREDADSDSYPVALDDESDPAGAFQTASEADKRAPNPMFVGKRAPNPMFVGKRAPNPMFVGKRAPNPMFVGKRAPNPMFVGKRAPNPMFVGKRAPNPMFVGKRAPNPMFVGKRAPNPMFVGKRAPNPMFVGNRAPNPMFVGKRAPNPMFVGKRAPNPMFVGKRAPNPMFVGKRAPNPMFVGKRAPNPMFVGKRAPNPMFVGKRAPNPMFVGKRAPNPMFVGKRAPNPMFVGKRAPNPMFVGKRAPNPMFVGKRAPNPMFVGKRAPNPMFVGKRVPNPMFVGKRAPNPMFVGKRAPNPMFVGKRAPNPMFVGKRAPNPMFVGKRAPNPMFVGKRAPNPMFVGKRAPNPMFVGKRVPNPMFVGRRAPQPMFVGKRAPNPMFVGKRAPNPMFVGKRAPNPMFVGKRVPNPMFVGRRAPQPMFVGKRAPNPMFVGRRAPRPMFVGKRAPRPMFVGKRAPTPMFVGKRMSSSEDEEPLSMEEADNFDTIYDLSDQEEEQNHESSDYPEDETSSEPDEDETSSESADKRRNNPMFVGKRRNNPMFVGKRRNNPMFVGKRRNPMFVGKRRNNPMFVGKRRNNPMFVGKRRNNPMFVGKRRNPKRPNPMFVGKREDEGLSELMSALQSLQATGEDGSLSQADKRPHTAPFFVGRRIPESLEDLMQTPQAVTSQDIKDNFLR encoded by the exons ATGCAGGGCATAGGTCAACTCCTCGTGTccacgctcctcctcctcctgcctctgCTCAGCGTCCTCGCTCACAAAACAG gtACTGACTACAACAGCTCGCAGCTCGGCGACAGCAAGGAGCGCGTGACGTCATCAGCGGTGACGTCACCAAGCCCTAGCCCCAcgagcggcagcagcagcagcaacagcgcaGCGGACaatgcagcagcagaaacagcagtagcagcagcagcagcagcagcagcagcgagcgCGCCACCCGACCCATTTCCCCAGCATCTCAAATCGGACCCGCCTTTAGCAGCGATACCCGAGACTAGCCACgcatttcccccctctctcagtaCCCTCACATATCAAAGCCCTGTTAGCGACCCGCTCTCCACAGGCCTCATACACGACCCTCCATACCCGGCCACGCTAGGCGACAACCACATACACTACCAGGTAAGCTGGGACCCAGAATCAGGAAACGAAATAGGCTTTTACACATCtgacgcggaagaagaagaagacgacgacgatgaagaggtCATCCACGAAAGCAACGGTCACGAAGAAAACGATGACGCTGAACCCACAAGTAACGACGAAGATGATGGGAGCAATGTTATCACTGATCGATACCCCCCGATCCAGGTGCAGCGAGTGAAAAGAGGCGGCTACAACGCTCCTTATTTCGTGGGGAAAAGATCGCTGGACGAGAAGGAAGACacggaacaggaagaagaacaactcCAGAAGAGGGACGAGGACGACGAAGACACTCAGGCGGAAGACGAGCAACAGGAAGCTACGGACATGTCTGCTGATAAAAGAAGAAACCCCATGTTTGTCGGCAAGCGAAGAAACCCCATGTTTGTCGGAAAGCGAAGAAACCCCATGTTTGTCGGAAAGCGAAGAAACCCAATGTTTGTCGGAAAGCGAAGAAACCCAATGTTTGTCGGAAAGCGAAGAAACCCAATGTTTGTCGGAAAGCGAAGAAATCCAATGTTTGTCGGAAAGAGAAGAAATCCCATGTTTGTCGGCAAGCGAAGAAATCCCATGTTTGTCGGCAAACGCGAAGACGCCGATTCTGACAGCTATCCTGTTGCGTTAGATGATGAATCAGACCCTGCCGGTGCTTTCCAGACTGCCTCTGAAGCTGATAAAAGAGCTCCTAACCCCATGTTTGTTGGCAAAAGAGCTCCTAACCCCATGTTTGTTGGCAAAAGAGCTCCTAACCCCATGTTTGTTGGCAAAAGAGCTCCTAACCCCATGTTTGTTGGCAAACGTGCTCCCAACCCCATGTTTGTTGGCAAACGTGCTCCCAACCCCATGTTTGTTGGCAAAAGAGCTCCTAACCCCATGTTTGTTGGTAAAAGAGCTCCTAACCCCATGTTTGTTGGTAAACGTGCTCCTAACCCCATGTTTGTTGGCAAAAGAGCTCCCAACCCCATGTTTGTCGGCAACAGAGCTCCTAACCCCATGTTTGTCGGCAAAAGAGCTCCTAACCCCATGTTTGTTGGCAAAAGAGCTCCCAACCCTATGTTTGTCGGCAAAAGAGCTCCTAACCCCATGTTTGTTGGCAAACGTGCTCCCAACCCTATGTTTGTCGGCAAAAGAGCTCCTAACCCCATGTTTGTTGGCAAAAGAGCTCCTAACCCCATGTTTGTTGGCAAAAGAGCTCCTAACCCCATGTTTGTCGGCAAAAGAGCTCCTAACCCTATGTTTGTTGGTAAACGTGCTCCTAACCCCATGTTTGTTGGCAAACGTGCTCCTAACCCCATGTTTGTCGGCAAAAGAGCTCCTAACCCTATGTTTGTTGGTAAACGTGCTCCTAACCCCATGTTTGTTGGCAAACGTGCTCCCAACCCTATGTTTGTCGGCAAAAGAGTTCCCAACCCTATGTTTGTCGGCAAAAGAGCTCCTAACCCAATGTTTGTTGGCAAACGTGCTCCTAACCCCATGTTTGTTGGCAAAAGAGCTCCTAACCCCATGTTTGTTGGCAAAAGAGCTCCTAACCCCATGTTTGTTGGCAAAAGAGCTCCTAACCCAATGTTTGTTGGTAAACGTGCTCCTAACCCCATGTTTGTCGGCAAAAGAGCTCCTAACCCCATGTTTGTTGGCAAAAGAGTACCCAACCCAATGTTTGTAGGAAGACGAGCCCCTCAACCTATGTTTGTTGGCAAACGTGCTCCTAACCCCATGTTTGTTGGCAAAAGAGCTCCTAACCCCATGTTTGTTGGCAAAAGAGCTCCTAACCCCATGTTTGTTGGCAAAAGAGTACCCAACCCAATGTTTGTAGGAAGACGAGCCCCTCAACCTATGTTTGTTGGCAAACGTGCTCCCAACCCCATGTTTGTTGGCAGAAGAGCTCCTAGACCTATGTTTGTTGGCAAACGAGCTCCTAGGCCTATGTTTGTCGGTAAGCGAGCGCCTACCCCTATGTTCGTTGGGAAGCGGATGTCGTCTTCAGAAGACGAGGAACCACTCTCCATGGAGGAAGCTGACAACTTTGACACCATCTACGATCTGTCAGAccaagaggaggagcagaatcaCGAAAGCTCCGATTATCCTGAAGACGAGACCTCTTCAGAACCTGATGAAGACGAGACTTCTTCAGAGTCCGCTGACAAGCGACGCAATAATCCCATGTTCGTTGGCAAGCGACGCAATAATCCCATGTTCGTTGGCAAGCGACGCAATAATCCCATGTTCGTTGGCAAAAGGCGCAACCCAATGTTCGTTGGCAAGCGACGCAATAATCCCATGTTCGTTGGCAAGCGACGCAATAATCCCATGTTCGTTGGCAAGCGACGCAATAATCCCATGTTCGTTGGCAAGCGACGCAATCCAAAACGACCCAACCCGATGTTTGTAGGAAAGCGCGAGGACGAGGGACTGAGCGAGCTGATGTCGGCCCTTCAGAGTCTGCAGGCCACAGGAGAGGACGGAAGTCTGAGCCAAGCCGACAAACGCCCACACACCGCCCCTTTTTTCGTCGGGAGGAGGATCCCCGAAAGCCTCGAAGACTTGATGCAGACGCCCCAAGCTGTAACGTCGCAAGATATAAAAGACAATTTCCTGCGGTAA